In Campylobacterota bacterium, the sequence CCGGATCGGCCATGGTGACGGCTTTGAAACCGATACCGTCTTTGGGATCAGCATCTTCGACCTTCACTTTGTCGGCGTACAGATAAATCTGGTCGCCAAGCTCGATCTCGATTGCCGCCGTCTGATCGTCGGCCATCGAAATTTTGGGTTTAAATGCCTCTTCGGGCTGTAAGAACCCTACCCCGTACAGGGCGAAAGGAAGAAGGAACAACCATAGGAAACGCATAGCAAAACCTTATTCTGAATATCTTGCAAATTGTACCGCATAAAGCTGTAGCAAAGCCTTTTGAGCAACATTGTTAATATTTTTCAGCTTTCTCATAGCATCGGGTGTTACACTAGCGCAACTTTATCACCGGGAAACGAACATGTCCAACCGCCTGGCCCACGAAGACTCCCCATATCTGCAGCAACACAAAGACAACCCGTTCGACTGGTATCCGTGGTGCGACGAAGCGTTTGAACGCGCGCGAAGCGAAAACAGACCGATCTTCATCAGTATCGGCTACAGCAGTTGCCACTGGTGCCACGTGATGGAGCGCGAAGTATTCGAAAACGACGCAATTGCCGAGTTCGTCAACCGCCATTTCATCTGCATCAAGGTCGACCGGGAAGAGCGCCCCGACATCGACAAACACTATCAGGAACTGCACATGCTCCTCAACCGCCGGAGCGGCGGATGGCCCCTCTCGGTTTTCTGCACCCCCGGCAACAAGCCGTTCTACGCCGCAACCTATATCCCACCGTACAACCGGGACCGGATGATGGGATTTAGCGAACTCTCGGAAATCATTGCGGCCAAAGTGGCCGAAAATGACGAAAAGCTGTTTGCAAACGCCGACGAAATCGCTTCGTTCCTCCGTCCGGACGATACGCCCCCTCAGGCCACCCCGCTCACCGAAAAAATCGCCCAACTCTACCTCAAACAGGCCCGCCACAATTTCGACGAGACCAACGGCGGGTTTTCGGCCGCTCCGAAATTCCCCCATGTTTCGACGCTGCGGACCCTGTTGCGGCTGGAGCGTCTCTATGGCGATCCGATACCGGGGGAGATGGTACGCCGCTCCCTGCATCAGATGGCGCTGGGAGGGATGTACGACCTCATCGACGGAGGATTCTGCCGCTACAGCACCGATGCGTCGTGGCTCGTTCCCCATTTTGAAAAAATGACCTACGACAACGCATTGCTGTGCGCCCTCTACGCCGAAGCTGCCGAGGTTTACGGCGAACCCCGTTTCATGGCCGTAGCCCGCGAAATCGCCGATTTCATGATGGCGTTCATGTCCGAACAAGACCTTTTTTACAGCGCCAGCGATGCCGACAGCGACGGCGAAGAGGGAAAATACTTCGTTTACGCCTACGACGAAATCCTCGACGCGCTCCACGCGTGCGGCGTTGCCGATCCCGAACACGCGGCGCACCTTATCGGCCCCGGGCCCGAGGGAAATTTTGAAGGGCACTGCATCGTCCGTCTCGCCTCACCTGAGCGCCCCGAATGGTTCGACGCGGTGCGCGGGTACCTCGCTTCGTTGCGCAAAGGGCGGAACTATCCGTTTGTCGACCGCAAAGTGATCACCGCATGGAACGCGATGATGATCCGCGCCCTTTTTGTCCTGGGGCGAACGGAAGAACGCTACCTCTCCCAAGCCAAACGGAGCCTTGAAAAACTCCTCGCCTCCATGGGCGAAGGGGATCTTTTCAAACACTCCGCACTCATCGGCAAAACCGCCAAAATCGACGGTTTTCTGGAAGACTACGCCTATCTTTGCGCCGCGTTGCTCGAAGGGTACCGCACCACCTTGTACGAACCCTATCTCGTCGATGCCCAGCGTTACGCCAACAAAGCCCTCGAACTTTTTTACCGGGAAGGAAAATGGTATTTCAGCCGCGGGGCGTTCACGACCGAAGCCGAACTCGACGACGGCACCTACCCCGGTTCCATGGCGGTGATGGTCGAAGCGCTGATGGATCTGGGGACGCTGATCGATCCCAAATACCGCCGCTTCGCGTTCAAAAGCCTCGAATTCGCTTCGCTTAAACTGATGAAAACGCCGATCTATTTTCCGACGCTTACCCTTCAGGCCATACGATGGCTTCATCCCGACCGCCTGGTCAAGGGCCCTGCTCACCGGCTCACCGCCTTGGAAAAAGCCCCGGTTTACCCCTTCGTACTGTACCGAAACGACGAAACGCTTTCTGCGTACCTGGTGTGCGGGGAAAACGCGTGCTATGAGACGACCGCCGACGCCGCGTCCCTTGACGGGATCATCCGCTCGACGTTATAATAGCCAAAACACAGGAGCGAGGATGGGAGCAAAACACTCGATGGCCACCGCGGAGATCGCCGCAGCCGATAAAATCGAGGACATCGTCCACGAAGACCGGCGCAAATCACAAAACCCGAAGCCCGTCAAAGAAAAGCGGCACAAAGGGGACCAAGAGGAAAGACTTCCCGTCTGGGTCAAAAAATCGGTCCTCGAATACGAACAGGAACTCAAAAAACTCCAGATCGAGCTTCTCAAACTCCAAAACCATGTCAAAGAAAAAGGGCTGAAAATCCTCGTCATCTTCGAAGGGCGCGACGCGGCGGGAAAAGGGGGAACGATCAAACGGATCACCGAGCACCTCAATCCGCGCGGTGCACGGATCGTGGCG encodes:
- a CDS encoding thioredoxin domain-containing protein codes for the protein MSNRLAHEDSPYLQQHKDNPFDWYPWCDEAFERARSENRPIFISIGYSSCHWCHVMEREVFENDAIAEFVNRHFICIKVDREERPDIDKHYQELHMLLNRRSGGWPLSVFCTPGNKPFYAATYIPPYNRDRMMGFSELSEIIAAKVAENDEKLFANADEIASFLRPDDTPPQATPLTEKIAQLYLKQARHNFDETNGGFSAAPKFPHVSTLRTLLRLERLYGDPIPGEMVRRSLHQMALGGMYDLIDGGFCRYSTDASWLVPHFEKMTYDNALLCALYAEAAEVYGEPRFMAVAREIADFMMAFMSEQDLFYSASDADSDGEEGKYFVYAYDEILDALHACGVADPEHAAHLIGPGPEGNFEGHCIVRLASPERPEWFDAVRGYLASLRKGRNYPFVDRKVITAWNAMMIRALFVLGRTEERYLSQAKRSLEKLLASMGEGDLFKHSALIGKTAKIDGFLEDYAYLCAALLEGYRTTLYEPYLVDAQRYANKALELFYREGKWYFSRGAFTTEAELDDGTYPGSMAVMVEALMDLGTLIDPKYRRFAFKSLEFASLKLMKTPIYFPTLTLQAIRWLHPDRLVKGPAHRLTALEKAPVYPFVLYRNDETLSAYLVCGENACYETTADAASLDGIIRSTL